In the Styela clava chromosome 8, kaStyClav1.hap1.2, whole genome shotgun sequence genome, one interval contains:
- the LOC120345507 gene encoding eukaryotic translation initiation factor 3 subunit H-like — MDLGIGATVKNVQIDGLVVMKIIKHCEEDNTGPELVQGVLLGLVVGETLEVTNCFPFPRVPEDSEFDEVQYQMDMMRCLRHVNIDHLHVGWYQSSFHGNFINRPFLESQFSYQNAIEESVVLIYDPLKTGQGNLSLKAFRLTPKMMKLYEAGEFTVESLKAQKLGFTDVYEEVPIKIKNSPLTGLMLFKVKDEDPVPEKVNYLNLAHNTSLERQLKLTMQAVDELTQESVKFVQYQRAVGKQQYNKNTHIQRRNAENIQRKKNDQDPLPEEDLSKLFKPVAQPPRIDATLAAGQVKAFCGNVNTFTTQSLGRIFMAQAFDSAEKS, encoded by the exons GTTGTCATGAAAATAATCAAACACTGTGAGGAGGACAACACCGGACCAGAACTTGTGCAGGGAGTATTACTTGGACTTGTTGTTGGGGAGACTTTAGAAGTCACCAACTGTTTTCCGTTTCCTCGTGTCCCTGAAGATTCAGAGTTCGATGAAG TTCAATATCAGATGGATATGATGAGATGTTTACGTCATGTTAATATAGATCATTTACATGTTGGATGGTATCAATCATCATTTCATGGAAATTTTATCAACAGACCTTTCCTAGAATCCCAGTTTTCATATCAGAATGCCATTGAAGAATCTGTTGTCCTAATATATG ATCCACTGAAAACAGGACAAGGAAATCTTTCACTAAAAGCTTTCCGTCTTACTccaaaaatgatgaaattgtATGAAGCTGGTGAATTTACAGTAGAAAG CCTTAAAGCTCAGAAGTTGGGCTTCACAGATGTATATGAGGAAGTTcctataaaaatcaaaaattcacCTCTTACTGGACTCATGTTGTTTAAAGTAAAAGATGAAGATCCAGTACCGGAAAAAgttaattatttgaatcttgCTCACAA TACAAGTTTGGAGAGACAACTTAAACTGACAATGCAAGCAGTTGATGAGTTAACTCAAGAAAGTGTAAAATTTGTACAATATCAAAGAGCAGTTGGGAAACAACAATATAACAAA AATACTCATATCCAGCGTAGAAATGCAGAGAATATTCAGAGGAAGAAAAACGATCAAGATCCACTTCCTGAAGAAGATTTGTCTAAATTATTCAAACCAGTTGCCCAACCACCAAGAATTGATGCCACTTTAGCTGCAG GACAAGTAAAAGCGTTTTGCGGAAATGTCAATACATTTACAACTCAAAGTTTGGGAAGAATATTCATGGCTCAAGCTTTTGATAGTGCAGAGAAGTCTtga